A single region of the Mustela lutreola isolate mMusLut2 chromosome 2, mMusLut2.pri, whole genome shotgun sequence genome encodes:
- the LOC131825753 gene encoding olfactory receptor 10H2-like, producing the protein MAATQGLNHSFVSEFILVGFSTFPPHLLPVFFLLFLLMYLFTLLGNLLIMATVWSERSLHTPMYLFLCALSISEIFYTLAVTPRLLADLLSSHHTIAFVACASQMFFFFTCGFTHSFLLTVMGYDRYVAICHPLRYNVLMSPCVCACLVAWSGAGGSVLGLVVTTAIFHLTFCGPNKIQHFVCHVPPVLKLACGTNVPLVALGVGLLCMIVLLGCFLFILLSYTLIVAAILKIPSAEGRHKAFSTCASHLIVVIVHYGFASIIYLKPKKLHSQESSALMAITYTVLTPFLSPIIFSLRNKELKTAMRKTFLSKFYSSSN; encoded by the coding sequence ATGGCTGCCACTCAAGGTCTAAACCACAGCTTCGTTTCTGAATTTATCCTCGTGGGCTTCTCTACCTTCCCACCTCATCTCCTGCCTGTCTTCTTCCTGCTGTTCCTGCTCATGTACCTGTTCACACTGCTGGGGAACCTTCTCATCATGGCCACTGTCTGGAGTGAGCGCAGCCTGCACACACCCATGTACCTCTTCCTGTGTGCACTGTCCATCTCTGAGATCTTCTACACCTTGGCCGTCACCCCGCGCCTGCTGGCCGACCTGCTCTCCTCACACCACACCATCGCCTTTGTAGCCTGTGCCAGCCAGATGTTCTTCTTCTTCACATGTGGTTTCACCCACTCCTTCTTACTCACTGTCATGGGCTATGACCGGTATGTGGCCATCTGCCACCCGTTGCGCTACAATGTGCTCATGAGCCCCTGTGTCTGTGCCTGCCTGGTGGCCTGGTCTGGGGCTGGTGGTTCAGTCCTAGGGCTGGTGGTGACCACAGCAATCTTCCATCTCACCTTCTGTGGACCCAACAAAATCCAACATTTTGTATGTCACGTGCCCCCTGTCTTGAAGCTGGCCTGTGGAACTAATGTACCATTAGTGGCCCTGGGTGTGGGGTTATTGTGCATGATTGTCTTGTTGGGctgttttctcttcattcttctctCCTACACCTTAATTGTGGCCGCCATCTTGAAGATCCCTTCTGCTGAGGGAAGGCACAAAGCCTTCTCCACCTGTGCTTCCCACCTTATTGTGGTCATTGTGCACTATGGCTTTGCCTCTATCATCTACCTTAAGCCCAAGAAACTGCACTCCCAGGAAAGCAGCGCCCTGATGGCCATCACCTACACAGTCCTCACTCCCTTCCTCAGTCCCATCATCTTCAGTCTCAGGAACAAGGAGCTGAAGACTGCCATGAGGAAGACCTTTCTCAGCAAATTCTATTCCTCCAGCAACTAA